The proteins below are encoded in one region of Myxococcales bacterium:
- a CDS encoding type IIA DNA topoisomerase subunit B: MAYTAKDIEVLEGLEPVRKRPAMYIGGVDARGYHHLLWEIVDNCVDEAINGHASSIEVSLHNDLKGATVSDNGRGIPVDKHPKFKRSALEIIICTLHAGGKFEDKNYQVAGGLHGVGASVVNALSEDMTATIYRDGFEYTQDYSRGKVKSKLKKIGKSRKHGTTIEFRPDAEIFGKSAKFDEGKIREHLEAKAYLHKGLKVSFHSLASGEKHEFQHPNGIVDFLAKIVSESNKAVVHPQPFTLEKNDPLRLELAMQWTESTDEALRSYANGIRTGSGGSHEGGFKQGVVKAVRAYLSAKKINPRGVTLSAEDIREGLTGVLSVFVAEPQFQGQTKDRLNNPEVTALVENTVRSGLEQWLLENATMADAIVARMVLAARAREASRAAVQQVTRKTAISHRLNLPGKLSDCSSTNPQESELFLVEGDSAGGNAKQGRDRRTQAILPLRGKVLNAERATAAAVMGNRELQDIVSALGCGIGKDFDISKLRYGKIFLLMDADSDGHHIATLLLTFFYRLLPGLVRAGHVFLAQPPLYRIDAGKETYWPLDDKEKDSTLKKLPKNVKPEVSRFKGLGEMSAAELKSTTLDPKHRRALQVTVDGEVETDRVLNELMGKDPAPRFAFIMEQASQANAEELDV, from the coding sequence ATGGCCTATACAGCCAAAGACATTGAGGTTCTTGAAGGTCTTGAGCCAGTTCGTAAGCGACCTGCCATGTACATTGGCGGGGTCGATGCACGCGGCTACCATCATCTGCTCTGGGAAATCGTGGACAACTGCGTCGATGAAGCTATTAACGGACATGCAAGCAGCATTGAAGTTAGCTTGCACAACGACCTCAAGGGCGCCACGGTGAGCGACAATGGACGCGGTATTCCTGTCGACAAGCATCCCAAGTTCAAACGCTCTGCGCTTGAAATCATTATATGCACGCTGCATGCAGGCGGAAAATTTGAAGACAAGAACTACCAAGTCGCCGGCGGCTTGCATGGCGTAGGCGCCTCGGTAGTCAATGCGCTTTCCGAAGACATGACTGCCACAATCTACCGTGATGGCTTTGAGTACACGCAGGATTACAGCCGAGGCAAAGTCAAAAGTAAGCTAAAAAAGATTGGTAAAAGTCGCAAGCACGGCACCACCATTGAGTTTCGGCCCGACGCCGAAATCTTCGGCAAGAGCGCAAAATTCGATGAAGGCAAAATCCGTGAGCACTTGGAAGCCAAAGCCTATTTGCACAAGGGCCTAAAAGTATCATTCCATAGCTTAGCCTCTGGTGAGAAACATGAATTTCAGCATCCCAATGGCATCGTTGATTTCTTGGCAAAGATTGTATCCGAGAGCAATAAAGCAGTGGTTCATCCACAGCCCTTCACCCTTGAGAAAAATGACCCGCTGCGCCTTGAGCTTGCGATGCAATGGACTGAGTCGACCGATGAAGCCTTGCGCAGCTACGCCAACGGCATTCGCACCGGCTCAGGTGGAAGTCATGAAGGCGGCTTCAAACAAGGCGTGGTCAAAGCCGTTCGGGCTTACCTCTCTGCTAAGAAAATCAATCCCCGTGGCGTGACCCTCAGCGCCGAGGATATTCGCGAAGGTCTTACCGGAGTGCTCAGTGTGTTCGTGGCCGAGCCACAGTTTCAAGGCCAAACTAAAGATCGTTTGAACAACCCTGAAGTCACCGCCCTAGTCGAGAACACGGTGCGAAGCGGACTTGAGCAATGGCTCCTGGAAAATGCGACCATGGCCGACGCTATCGTTGCGCGCATGGTACTCGCCGCCCGAGCACGGGAAGCCTCTCGCGCAGCAGTCCAGCAAGTCACACGCAAAACAGCCATCAGTCACCGCCTTAATCTACCCGGCAAACTTTCGGATTGCTCAAGCACCAATCCACAAGAAAGCGAACTCTTTTTAGTCGAAGGTGACAGCGCTGGCGGCAATGCTAAGCAAGGGCGTGACCGACGCACCCAAGCGATTTTGCCATTACGCGGCAAAGTACTCAACGCCGAGCGAGCCACAGCGGCGGCCGTGATGGGAAACCGAGAGCTTCAAGACATTGTCTCAGCCCTCGGCTGCGGTATTGGAAAAGATTTCGACATCAGCAAGTTGCGTTACGGTAAAATCTTTTTGCTGATGGATGCCGATAGCGATGGTCATCATATCGCAACCCTACTGCTTACTTTTTTCTATCGCCTTCTCCCCGGCTTGGTCCGCGCAGGTCACGTGTTTTTGGCGCAGCCTCCTTTGTATCGAATCGATGCCGGTAAAGAGACCTACTGGCCATTAGACGACAAGGAAAAAGACAGCACCCTGAAAAAACTGCCGAAAAACGTCAAACCCGAAGTGAGCCGTTTCAAGGGCTTGGGCGAGATGTCAGCCGCTGAACTCAAATCCACAACACTCGATCCGAAACATAGACGCGCGCTTCAGGTCACGGTTGACGGAGAAGTCGAAACCGACCGGGTATTGAATGAGCTCATGGGCAAAGACCCTGCCCCACGCTTTGCCTTCATCATGGAACAAGCCAGCCAAGCCAACGCCGAAGAACTCGACGTCTAG
- a CDS encoding DNA topoisomerase IV subunit A → MAKSPRSGETKTRKKKKQLDLDMGNLGGGIIEASLREEAQRRYLNYALSVITARALPDVRDGLKPVQRRIMYAMHQDLRLRADTKHRKCALIVGEVMGKYHPHGDSAIYDALVRLAQSFSMRMPLVDGRGNFGSPDGDSAAAMRYTEARLTHLADELLLEFGKRTVPIRVNYDNTRTEPIVLPTRFPNLLINGSSGIAVGMATSIPPHNPVEVIDACLALIDDPKLSVVKVMKHIKGPDFPTGGELTASKQELRQVYTEGHGSFKLRSTWKTENIKRGATNIIIDSIPYATERSSVVSKIAEIIIARKLPFLLDVRDESTDETRIVLELKKDADPELVMAYLHKHTPLSSNVQVHLTCLVPTDHPEIAAPMRLDLIGMLQHFLDFRMLVVTRRTEFELEQLNTRIHILEGFAKVFDALDEVLRIIRKSKGKADAAEKLMKRFKLDEEQVEAILELKLYRLAQLEILLIQKELDEKRQAAKKLARLLKSPKERWSLIKDELKGLRESYASKRLTRIISAEDEPSFDAEAFIVDEDATVLLSYQGRIKRQQKIKDLSSTRVRDGDRVLAVEAGSTKASLAFFSNLGVCYVARIADIPATTGYGDPIQKLFKLKDGERIVSMRSFDSRVLEVPEATEGSEPEAPFGIAVTRLGMTMRFSLRGHRDPSTRSGRRYCRLKPGDEVIFMDVAHGDEALVCATFNGRALLCEVEDTPILGGPGKGVMLIKLAKDDQVAGAQLLEDDRDALIAVHDSGKQFKISTGKYDIVSRAGKGFALFKRGKLAGTVWPVPDVPEFDGEDA, encoded by the coding sequence ATGGCCAAATCACCACGCTCAGGCGAAACAAAAACTCGTAAAAAGAAAAAACAGCTTGATCTAGACATGGGCAATCTCGGTGGCGGTATCATCGAAGCCTCCTTGCGCGAAGAAGCCCAGCGCCGCTATCTGAACTACGCGCTGAGTGTGATTACGGCACGCGCGCTGCCCGATGTTCGCGACGGACTAAAGCCCGTTCAACGACGGATCATGTACGCCATGCACCAGGATCTTCGTTTGCGTGCCGACACCAAACACCGCAAATGCGCGCTCATTGTCGGTGAAGTCATGGGTAAGTACCATCCGCATGGCGATAGTGCGATCTACGATGCCTTGGTTCGCTTGGCACAAAGTTTTTCCATGCGCATGCCGCTTGTTGATGGACGCGGTAACTTTGGCTCACCCGATGGCGACTCTGCAGCCGCCATGCGCTACACCGAAGCGCGTCTCACCCATCTTGCTGATGAGCTCTTGCTTGAGTTTGGCAAACGCACCGTGCCGATTCGCGTCAACTACGACAACACGCGCACCGAACCGATTGTTCTTCCCACCCGCTTCCCCAACCTTCTTATTAACGGTTCATCGGGTATCGCTGTTGGCATGGCAACCTCGATCCCGCCTCACAATCCCGTCGAAGTCATCGATGCATGCTTGGCCTTGATCGACGATCCCAAGCTCAGCGTGGTCAAGGTGATGAAGCACATCAAAGGACCCGATTTCCCCACGGGTGGCGAACTCACCGCCTCCAAACAAGAGCTACGGCAGGTCTATACCGAAGGGCACGGCTCTTTCAAACTCCGCAGTACCTGGAAAACCGAAAACATTAAACGCGGCGCAACCAACATCATCATCGATAGCATTCCTTACGCTACCGAGCGCAGCAGCGTGGTGAGCAAGATTGCTGAGATTATAATTGCCCGTAAACTACCCTTTTTGCTCGATGTGCGTGACGAAAGCACCGATGAAACACGTATCGTGCTAGAGCTGAAAAAAGATGCCGACCCAGAGTTGGTCATGGCCTATCTGCACAAGCACACGCCGCTTAGCAGCAATGTTCAAGTCCATCTTACTTGCTTGGTGCCCACCGACCATCCTGAAATTGCTGCACCCATGCGCCTCGATTTGATTGGCATGCTTCAGCATTTTCTTGATTTTCGCATGCTGGTCGTTACGCGCCGCACCGAATTTGAGCTCGAACAGCTCAACACACGTATTCATATTTTAGAAGGCTTTGCCAAAGTGTTTGATGCCCTTGATGAGGTATTGCGCATCATTCGTAAATCCAAAGGCAAAGCGGATGCCGCCGAAAAACTAATGAAGCGTTTCAAGCTCGATGAAGAGCAGGTCGAAGCTATATTGGAGCTTAAACTTTATCGCTTGGCCCAACTTGAAATCCTTTTGATTCAGAAAGAGCTTGACGAAAAACGACAAGCTGCCAAAAAGCTCGCCCGTCTGCTTAAAAGCCCCAAAGAGCGTTGGTCTCTGATTAAAGACGAGCTCAAAGGTCTGCGCGAAAGTTATGCTTCAAAACGCCTGACGCGCATCATTAGCGCCGAAGATGAGCCAAGCTTTGATGCCGAAGCCTTTATTGTGGATGAAGATGCAACCGTGCTTCTTAGCTATCAGGGACGCATCAAACGCCAACAGAAGATCAAAGACCTTAGCTCAACTCGAGTTCGTGATGGCGATCGTGTGCTCGCCGTTGAGGCTGGATCCACAAAAGCAAGCTTGGCGTTTTTCTCGAATCTTGGAGTGTGCTACGTGGCGCGCATCGCCGACATTCCTGCCACCACAGGTTATGGTGATCCGATTCAAAAACTCTTCAAACTCAAAGACGGCGAACGCATTGTAAGCATGCGCTCCTTTGATTCACGTGTTCTTGAAGTCCCTGAAGCCACTGAAGGTAGCGAACCTGAAGCGCCCTTCGGCATCGCTGTCACACGCTTGGGTATGACCATGCGCTTTTCGCTGCGTGGACATCGTGATCCGTCCACCCGTTCTGGGCGACGCTACTGCAGGCTCAAGCCAGGCGATGAAGTGATTTTTATGGACGTAGCGCATGGCGATGAAGCGCTCGTGTGCGCCACTTTCAATGGACGCGCGCTTCTGTGCGAAGTCGAAGATACGCCGATTCTCGGTGGACCTGGTAAAGGCGTCATGCTGATCAAACTCGCCAAAGATGATCAAGTCGCAGGCGCACAGCTACTGGAAGATGACCGGGACGCGCTCATCGCCGTACACGACTCGGGCAAACAGTTTAAAATATCAACGGGTAAATACGACATCGTTTCACGTGCAGGCAAAGGCTTCGCACTGTTCAAACGTGGCAAGCTTGCAGGCACCGTCTGGCCGGTCCCTGATGTACCTGAGTTCGATGGGGAGGATGCCTAA
- a CDS encoding AgmX/PglI C-terminal domain-containing protein, producing MTKISITLAALSFGLVACSGSFALRSPDKYREDTQEVLATRQQQIESCYNVALANDKSLSGDVVVNFKVATETGAFQEATIVEEQTSAPEVLQNCVLGAIGDLMLEPADENPGIATFKWSFASSEG from the coding sequence ATGACCAAGATTTCTATCACACTCGCAGCACTAAGCTTTGGACTTGTCGCATGCAGCGGCAGCTTTGCTTTGCGCAGTCCAGATAAGTACCGAGAGGATACCCAAGAAGTGCTCGCAACTCGGCAGCAACAAATCGAGTCGTGTTACAACGTAGCTCTTGCCAACGACAAAAGCCTTTCAGGCGATGTCGTCGTGAACTTCAAGGTCGCCACCGAAACAGGTGCCTTCCAAGAAGCCACGATCGTCGAAGAGCAAACCTCAGCACCGGAAGTACTTCAAAATTGCGTTCTTGGCGCTATTGGTGACTTGATGCTGGAGCCAGCGGATGAAAACCCAGGCATTGCCACTTTCAAGTGGTCTTTTGCCTCCTCAGAAGGCTAA
- a CDS encoding OmpA family protein encodes MRLLLTLTLALTLFACASGPVAFEGSTPIAVRGDLPSKPPRVEVTDNKIVIHEKIQFEYDKAVIRPESDSLLAEIAQTIKDNPHIKALRIEGHASSEGADDYNMKLSAARAEAVKSYLVEKGGIPAEMLNPKGFGETQPIADNSTETGKEANRRVEFIITKQDITTTKYEVDPKTGEKKAVETKTTTASKEAK; translated from the coding sequence ATGCGCTTATTATTAACTCTCACGCTTGCACTAACACTATTTGCATGTGCTAGCGGACCGGTGGCCTTTGAAGGTAGCACCCCTATCGCTGTACGCGGCGACCTTCCATCCAAACCTCCCCGCGTGGAGGTCACGGACAACAAAATCGTGATTCACGAAAAGATTCAGTTTGAATACGACAAAGCTGTGATCCGTCCGGAATCAGATAGTTTGCTCGCGGAAATCGCCCAAACCATCAAAGACAATCCCCATATCAAAGCACTTCGCATTGAGGGGCATGCAAGCTCTGAAGGCGCAGATGACTACAACATGAAGCTTTCAGCAGCACGCGCTGAAGCCGTAAAGAGCTATCTCGTTGAAAAAGGCGGAATCCCTGCCGAGATGCTTAACCCCAAAGGCTTCGGGGAGACCCAGCCCATTGCAGACAACAGCACCGAAACTGGCAAAGAAGCCAACCGTCGTGTTGAGTTCATTATTACGAAACAAGACATCACCACGACCAAATACGAAGTCGATCCAAAGACAGGCGAGAAAAAAGCCGTCGAAACGAAAACCACCACAGCTTCCAAGGAGGCCAAATGA